In Beijerinckia indica subsp. indica ATCC 9039, the genomic window GATGTATCGCCAAGGCCGATCGTATTGGTTGTGGCGAAGAGCCGGAAGGCGGGATGAGGGCGAATGACGCGGCTCTGATCGAGAAGCGTGAGATGACCTGAAACTTCCAGCACGCGCTGAATGACGAACATCACATCCGGGCGGCCGGCGTCATATTCGTCGAAACAGAGGGCCACATTATTCTGCAAGGCCCAAGGCAGGATGCCGTCCTTGAATTCGGTGACCTGCTTGCCATCGCGCAGAACGATCGCATCCTTGCCCACAAGATCGACGCGCGACACATGGCTGTCGAGATTGATACGGACGCAGGGCCAGTTGAGGCGCGCGGCGACCTGCTCGATATGGGTCGATTTGCCGGTGCCGTGGTAGCCCGTCACCATCACCCGGCGATTACGGGTAAAGCCGGCGAGAATGGCGAGCGTCGTATCGCGATCGAACAGATAATCCGGATCGAGATCGGGCACATGATTGTCGGGCACGGAATAGCCGGGGACCTCCATGTCGGAGTCGATGCCGAACACCTGCCGGACCGAAATTTTCAGGTCGGGGAGCCCGTGCGGAACTTTGGTGCTTTCATCACTTGCTATGCTTTGCATCTGTCCTCCGTGCCAGCCGGCGCGGTTCTGGAGCATCAAACCGAAAAGGGGATAGCATTTTTCGGGGCAGTTTGATGCGTTTTCAAAAACGGAGCGCCGGACCTGTCGCCGATTTGACGCGCTCCGGTCAAACCGTGAAATGTGCCACCCATTTCAGTCAGGGCAGCATTGATTTCGAAAAAATTCAAGCAAAATCAACCCAGACTGGAGGCAAGCCGGAGGCTGCTCGGACTTGCAGACGTCCGCCGCTCCCGGCCGTTGGAAGAGAACTTTGCGGAAAATCGTCAAACGAATTTGACCGACCTCAAATAATTATAGGCGCGAATGATTTCCCGCAGGCGATCCTCGCTCGACCGGTCGCCGCCATTGGCATCCGGATGCAAGCGCTTGACCAGATCCTTATAGCGGGTCTTGACGGCGGCGGCATCGGCCATTTCGTCGAGTCCGAGCTGGTCAAGGGCCTTCAAGACGGCCACCCCATGACGCGGGCGCCGGCGTTCATCGGCTCTTCCCGACTGGGCTCTCGCCGCTTTGGCGCCCTCGCGGAACATGCCGAGCGGATCTTGTGTCCCGGTGGGCTCATCACCCTCCTCGCGGAAGGTCTTGCCTGAGCGATTGACGCCCATGGCCCAGGTGGGCCGATGGCCAATCAGATCCTCGCGCTGGTAGAGAGCCACCGCCTCGGCACTCATGCCATTGAAATAATTATAGGAGGCATTGTACTCTCGAACATGGTCGAGGCAGAAGTTGAAATATTGGCCCTCGCGCAGCCGCCCTTGCGGGGCACGGAATTCGCCAGGAGCCTGGCAGCCGGGAAAATCGCAATGCACATGGTCCGTCGCCGGAGTCGGCTTGCGGTCGGGTTTGACCCTGATACGATCGAAGAGACGCGAATTCAGATTCATGGTTCGGGTATTATGAAGGTCTTTGAGACGGCTGCAAGCATCTCGACTGGCTAAAATGACGGCGATGACTGGGCACGGGCGGGACCTCCCGCGAAAATAGTGAGCACAGAAGGATGAAACGATGAGCGAGCAGGCAGAGATTTTCGTGGGCGACGCCATCAAGGCCAAATTGCAGGAAGCCTTGAATCCGGTTTCCCTCGAGGTCATCGATGAATCGCACAAACATGCGGGTCACGCCCATGCAGTCATGCGCCCCGGCACCGCGACGGGCCATGGCGGCACGCATTTTCATGTCAAAGTGGTTTCCGAAGCGTTCAAAGGCAAGAGCCGTGTGGATCGCCATCGGACCATCAACGGGTTGCTGCAGCAGGAATTGAACGCTGGCGTCCATGCCCTGGCGATCGATGCCAAGGCCCCTGGAGAATAAGCTTTTTCCACGGATCACAGTTTCGGCGCGGCCCAAACCCAAAAGCAGAAATGCTTTTGGGTTTGCTATGTCGCGTCTTCCCTTCAAAAAGACGTCGGGCAAGGAGGATTTCAGGAAGGAGGGCATCGGGCCCAAAACCGCACCCTATTTCATTAACCTTGATCGTTCATCCTTCTCTCGGAGCGAACTTGCCATGGTTGATCATCTCTTAGTCCTCGAAAAGCCATGAAGAGCCGGTCACTCATAAAATTATAAATCGTCACGGCAATGCATCGGGCGCTCGAACCGGGCGTTATCAGGAGCCTGATCCTTCAGGAGCTCTTCGAGGACACGGAATGCGGCGGATTAATCTCATCGTCATCATTTCGCTGGCCGTCTGTGCGGGCCTGATCGTGCTGGCCACCACGCTCTATTATACTCAGCCCACGGTCCTGCGTGTCGCCGTCGTTCGCGACAGCGAAGATCAAGCAATCATGAATAGCGCGGCCCATATTTTCACCAAGGATCATGAAGGGATCCATCTGAGAATCGTGCCGGCCGACGATCTCAAAGCCGCATCCACCTTGCTTGCCGAAGGCAAGGCCGATCTCGCCGTCCTGCGCAGCGATATTGCCATGCCCTCCTCCGGCCGCACGCTTCTGATCATGCGACGCAATGCCGTCCTGATTTTTGCTCCCGATGGGAGCGGCGTGCATGAGATCGGCGATCTCGCGGGCAAGCGAATCGGCGTTTTGCGCACGGCTTCCCATGCCGGCGCGCGGCTCGACAATGCCGGCACCGAGGCCTTGCTGGCTTTGGTCCTCACTCAATATGACGTGCCCGCCGCCGGGGTGACGAAACTGCGCCTGAGCCTCGCCGAAATTCCCGATGCCTTGCGCCGGCATCAGATCGATGCCGTTCTCGCGGTCGACGCGCAGGAAGCCCCGGACATGGCGGCCGCCATCAATGCGGTCGCGCTATCATCCGCGCAAAAGGTTGTGTTTCTCCCGATCAACGAAGCCGAGGCGATCGCCAAACGCCTGCCCAATCTCGATGTGATCGAAATCGTGCGCGGCGTGTTTGGCGGTGCCACACCGCCGCGTCCGGCCGAAAACTTCGACACGCTCGGCTCGACGACCCGGCTCGTCGCGACAACGCGGCTCAGTGACGGCACGGCCGCCGAAGTGACCCGCCTCTTGCTCGCCGCTCAACCGGAACTCGCCACCCATATCCCCATCGCCAACCAGATCAAGGCGCCCGATCCCCGCAAGGATGCCGTCCTGCCCGTCCATACGGGAACGCTCGCCTATCTCGAGGATGAAGAGGAAACCTTTTTCCAGCGTTACAGCGATCTCTTCTATATCGGTGTCATGATGCTGAGCCTGTTCGGCACTGGCATGGCCACGATGATCGGCCGCTTGCGCCAGCACAAGATCGATGCCATCGACGACGACCTGCAAAAATTGCTCGATCTCATCATGCAGGCGCGCCTGGCGCATGACGATGGCGTCCTCGATAGTTGCGAGGCCGAGACCGAGGTCTTGTTCGCCCGGCTGCTGACGCCTGCCAATGTGCAGTTGATGGGACCGGCCAGAATCAGCGCGCTGGGGATTACGCTCGAGGAAATGCGCTTCATTTTGCGGGAGAAGCGCGCCGAACCGGCATTGCGGGAACCGCCGCCGCATGCCCTGAACCGGGCTCTGGTGGAGGCGCTTTCGCCCCGCCGTCAAGCCGGTGAATAGGATGATCAGACTCATCTGGCAGGTTTCAAGCGGGGTCGGTCGCATTCCCGAATGTCTCCCATCCGGGGATGCTCACGCATGGGGGCCGCACTTCTTTCCGGATAAGGAAACACCTGCGGCCTCCTTTCAGCTATTTACATTGATGCGCGTAGCGGCACGCCACGATCGCGGGCTGCTCCAGGGGATAGCCGTGGTCGATAGACCAGGCGAGCCTGACGAATTGGGCATGCGACCATGCTAATGGAGTGGCGGAAGTGGTGGGGTGACCGGGAAGGAAATCCGGTTGGCCGGACGGGGGATTGAGGTCCCAGACTTGTTCAGGAATGAGCAGCCCGTCATTCGCGGTCGCCGCCATCGCCTTCAGGCGCGCACGGGCTGAGTCGGGATTCTTGGCCAGCAAGTCGTATTCGCCGCGCTCACCCGCGAAAATAGGCCACAGCCTACCGATCGTTGCTTGGCTGCCGGCGGGGAAACCGATGTTCCATTCGCTGCCATCGCGTTTTTCTCCATAACCGTCGAAATTATAGCGATGCCAGAATGTCCCCGTGGGTGTCGTGGTCCCGAGCTGTGTATCGACGACAGGCAGCGTATTCAAGATAATGGGGTCATCCGCGGCCTTGATGCCGAGCCGCACCAGTTCGAGAAAGCTTGGATCGACAACTGCGCGCTGATCGACACCATCTGGACCGCTGTCACCGATATTGTAGGTGGTCCCTGAGTTCCCTTGGCCATCCTTGGTCAGGCGCAGGTAATAAGGCGATTTGGAAAACGGACCTGTCTGCGTGGTTGTCCAAGTCTCGATTTTACCTTTCCATGTATCGGCGGTGGATTCATAAGTGCGAGCCGAGGCCTCATCGCCATTGCGGCGCGCGATATCGGCCGCGCAGATCAAACCGGCAATCTCGGCGGCAATTGTCGCGGGCGAATAACCGCCTTGGTTTTCCCAACGCTCTGCTTGACTGACAGGTCCATGCCCAATGATGAAGTCGGCGGC contains:
- a CDS encoding BolA family protein, whose product is MSEQAEIFVGDAIKAKLQEALNPVSLEVIDESHKHAGHAHAVMRPGTATGHGGTHFHVKVVSEAFKGKSRVDRHRTINGLLQQELNAGVHALAIDAKAPGE
- a CDS encoding TAXI family TRAP transporter solute-binding subunit; its protein translation is MRRINLIVIISLAVCAGLIVLATTLYYTQPTVLRVAVVRDSEDQAIMNSAAHIFTKDHEGIHLRIVPADDLKAASTLLAEGKADLAVLRSDIAMPSSGRTLLIMRRNAVLIFAPDGSGVHEIGDLAGKRIGVLRTASHAGARLDNAGTEALLALVLTQYDVPAAGVTKLRLSLAEIPDALRRHQIDAVLAVDAQEAPDMAAAINAVALSSAQKVVFLPINEAEAIAKRLPNLDVIEIVRGVFGGATPPRPAENFDTLGSTTRLVATTRLSDGTAAEVTRLLLAAQPELATHIPIANQIKAPDPRKDAVLPVHTGTLAYLEDEEETFFQRYSDLFYIGVMMLSLFGTGMATMIGRLRQHKIDAIDDDLQKLLDLIMQARLAHDDGVLDSCEAETEVLFARLLTPANVQLMGPARISALGITLEEMRFILREKRAEPALREPPPHALNRALVEALSPRRQAGE
- a CDS encoding J domain-containing protein: MNLNSRLFDRIRVKPDRKPTPATDHVHCDFPGCQAPGEFRAPQGRLREGQYFNFCLDHVREYNASYNYFNGMSAEAVALYQREDLIGHRPTWAMGVNRSGKTFREEGDEPTGTQDPLGMFREGAKAARAQSGRADERRRPRHGVAVLKALDQLGLDEMADAAAVKTRYKDLVKRLHPDANGGDRSSEDRLREIIRAYNYLRSVKFV
- the cobS gene encoding cobaltochelatase subunit CobS; translated protein: MQSIASDESTKVPHGLPDLKISVRQVFGIDSDMEVPGYSVPDNHVPDLDPDYLFDRDTTLAILAGFTRNRRVMVTGYHGTGKSTHIEQVAARLNWPCVRINLDSHVSRVDLVGKDAIVLRDGKQVTEFKDGILPWALQNNVALCFDEYDAGRPDVMFVIQRVLEVSGHLTLLDQSRVIRPHPAFRLFATTNTIGLGDTSGLYHGTQQINQGQMDRWSIVTTLNYLPHDREVEIVQAKVKHFQGKKEGRDTISKMVRVADLTRNAFIAGDLSTVMSPRTVITWAENTEIFSDVGFAFRLTFLNKCDELERTLVAEFYQRCFGKDLPESAVNVVMS